From a single Leishmania panamensis strain MHOM/PA/94/PSC-1 chromosome 2 sequence genomic region:
- a CDS encoding hypothetical protein (TriTrypDB/GeneDB-style sysID: LpmP.02.0400), which translates to MQSRSTCARRPRGGSGEGTTRPSLRDHTSPQRQRCRLSKSAEETTEPVPTCTASTAAAITSSPSMRATATSLALSIPHSRNSAALEAFSLSFQNCLHRQEILFQRVDAAVAQLEGARVNAGCGTSFPSPLHEVGVTLFSSFPTPTGPARSTGPLPRYALPPYHLSPYSPAAAEAGVPLAQPNTTITLPGIVAGGRSSGTAAGIASYNSHMSGPPIPVVSLASPVLSVSSSLHEFPFADIRHNARRRPPSQSSASSTLSLSVVVMRPALERIGGSRGAATAGYPSSQGHLSPLPQTSSHLELPTYVRLDGAATTPTQATPSRLSHPLALFPSSTPAAPLSLARLADMQQQLLTSNTGCTSSTPRNTGVASPALGSAAAVAHTSPLSFSGGGALGTQRYPVAEADVITGDPATEAAALLASVEAASSHEEAMSCSLVSTAVETSAPGDAWRSARSGLKSSTASESSTDRSDSASPARPDVQTPYPATTISAADKSFNSCCCCCGGAESDRVPTWSNSLPGHARDGNLRLSDIGDSSVMSVFSESAESVSLSPLSHLPSIWVGTPRARSAFGQTSPLQPPAPLQQNSSLGGSGINIAWMPPHLVSNSHNSHNSHNSSNAAGTKQAPADQSPSAEAVSEHPRHTPTVVSSSGSLLSTSQQQLHHRGSAEVLSPLSAPCVLSPSSTPVVLPRASDVVHCSSVQLTSVSLSGSGIPLVSANSSGGNAAGPAVMDGNIVSSLSSTSPLMPLVLSGSGCGSTGGGGGAVEDAAQEPTSPLTTCRQLTLSPSRSAEEVNGDDPFPESSLRSSVGSAKEVAAEDAELQRLAKRYAPPPPPQSLTELQQQQNQRRRWSAPPVPTMRRPPMAPLRLPSAASPAAAARDEEERLRSATPLGVKPEEWLSFEQQHERLHLPECWRDSEVVVVDHVEKSRESDTEEAARLLLLEEELLRELRQSQSGQMGSDGLPRRGRRRGSRRRRLMVGGDVTDEAIGEGEVDWGDDSADDAAADATYEARLASYGKAMLLYRSSRFHASLYRGGGGGEESSHGNSPATTVGCCQRGPVSGGDRRGFTPGTTNPSRGESDGDCTVSPAATNAHAGSSAPSKRIFSRRHSAPATIWSSDNNAEWRDLQARFDELISIQQRSRESERDGTDGTTPDEQLLAPLASTMASSPMKEGPASGMPRRRRSRSCSHELTACPPDVEGARAQSASPLTGDLSNDYRSDVPHRGDGGSTSSASSSRVAVATPMPLERTHTHPSPSGYRHVEQERKTQADAAALPPSPTRAKEGISFASLSPYASMTPSPLKQGGSPVQSSCANVLTIRKNSPGFPTSPRHPSMTVNATRTIGTKGSAETHRGVGKHDSDGVKDENLQKSAVAVRKPVEPSTLQTPKSCFAPVSRAASSRGMLGRSQRTVGLPTASTKGRQKPKAARTGRAAAAESRAVAAAVPATRAVSARQRPQASATPMPSALTATSARRGSSAAWKSGSCVSARGPSNSVNSRGGRCAPCSCTSSAFLDTTTAVSIVSTKEADDEAPTAATELRSHSTPHMDTRTILPASPPFGHALDGGEVVEPFSQVLVATTATTAAAPVTVPTTVPPPPTIQKSAQDSGVQRGRLRDNKVNSSRDPDKDHGAHDVLLSSPLQHRQRRHAGAEGEAAVSTRPLHKASARHGPGAPESEARHPDGGAVAGSITTEGADSRALLRRLAEQKRRTRAIEECLRFGVNSAALNNPHNGSHSPRSGNGSGFMWGDGLTIGRWGLEPESCAPSRAVGRGCTVAELARQDVSTALHMYPVHPVIGEATLDTPMTRAITAPYCVGAAADVHHVTVIDPSDAAVVYGTHAAHSGVGAWAVATAQQTSSNPRRRRMDLRLRLSSKLTAPLSSQSASPTKRNKGCAAPLTAATNAAAAASMAPVQSFRRAESLYTTLRSRSPLYSSGAQHASNGDRRRHTIGDDVLPTATLSMSERRLHPTRTPLGSQFVDLVRGGA; encoded by the coding sequence cgctcaGCTGGAGGGCGCGCGCGTCAACGCTGGCTGTGGTACGTCGTTTCCATCCCCGCTGCACGAGGTCGGTGTGACGCTTTTCTCGTCTTTCCCAACCCCGACAGGCCCGGCTCGGAGCACTGGCCCGCTGCCGCGGTATGCGTTACCACCCtaccacctctccccctacAGTcccgcggcggcagaagccggggtgccgctggcgcaaCCGAACACCACTATTACCCTTCCAGGCATTGTTGCCGGAggaaggagcagcggcaccgccgctggcatTGCGAGCTACAACAGCCACATGAGCGGCCCCCCGATCCCCGTTGTGTCGCTCGCCTCGCCAGTACTTTCCGTCTCGTCCTCCCTGCACGAGTTCCCGTTCGCTGACATTCGCCACaacgcgcggcggcgtccgcCAAGCCAAAGCTCCGCGTCCTCGACTCTCTCTTTGTCCGTCGTTGTGATGCGGCCCGCGCTGGAGCGCATTGGCGGCagtcgaggagctgcgacgGCAGGGTATCCTTCCTCCCAGGGTCATCTATCACCACTTCCGCAGACGTCGTCGCACCTCGAGTTGCCGACCTACGTGCGGCTTGATGGAGCGGCAACGACGCCGACCCAGGCGACCCCATCTAGGCTCTCACATCCACTCGcactcttcccttcctcgacaccggcggcaccgctgtcgctcgCTCGGTTAGCCgacatgcagcagcagctcctcacgAGCAACACCGGCTGCacaagcagcacaccacGGAACACAGGAGTagcgtcgccggcgctgggcagtgctgcggcggtggcccacacctcacccctctccttcagTGGCGGAGGGGCGCTGGGCACACAGCGATATCCAGTCGCTGAAGCGGATGTCATCACGGGTGACCCGGCCAcggaagctgctgcgctgcttgcgtCTGTCGAAGCAGCGTCCTCGCACGAGGAAGCCATGTCGTGTAGCTTGGTGAGTACCGCTGTGGAGACCAGCGCGCCTGGGGATGCATGGCGGAGCGCCAGGAGTGGACTGAAGAGCAGTACTGCAAGCGAGTCGTCCACTGACCGCAGTGACTCCGCTTCTCCGGCCCGACCCGATGTGCAGACGCCGTACCCCGCCACTACCATCTCTGCCGCAGACAAGAGCTTcaacagctgctgttgctgctgcggcggcgcagagagCGATAGGGTGCCGACGTGGTCCAACAGCCTACCTGGGCACGCAAGGGACGGAAACCTTCGCCTCAGCGACATTGGTGATTCTTCCGTAATGAGCGTCTTCAGCGAGAGTGCGGAGAGCGTGTCGCTCTCGCCGCTCTCGCATCTACCTTCAATTTGGGTCGGCACCCCGAGGGCGCGGAGCGCCTTCGGTCagacgtcgccgctgcagccaccggcgccgctgcagcaaaACTCCTCGCTTGGCGGGAGCGGCATCAACATAGCGTGGATGCCACCCCACCTTGTGTCCAATAGCCACAATAGCCACAATagccacaacagcagcaatgcCGCTGGTACGAAGCAGGCACCGGCGGACCAGTCCCCCAGCGCAGAGGCCGTGTCAGAGCACCCGCGACATACACCGACTGTGGTTAGCTCCAGCGGCTCTCTGCTGTCGACGAGTCAGCAGCAACTGCATCACCGAGGCTCAGCGGAGGTGCTTTCTCCCTTGTCCGCGCCGTGTGTATTGTCGCCTTCCTCAACACCAGTAGTCTTGCCGCGTGCAAGTGACGTGGTACACTGCAGCAGTGTCCAACTGACCTCCGTCAGCTTGTCAGGCAGCGGCATACCGCTCGTCAGTGcgaacagcagcggaggcaaCGCTGCTGGGCCGGCAGTGATGGATGGAAATATCGTCTCCAGCCTTTCCTCAACTTCTCCTCTGATGCCGTTGGTTCTTTCTGGCAGCGGGTGCGGCTccacaggcggcggcggcggcgctgtcgaggATGCGGCTCAAGAACCGACATCGCCACTAACGACCTGCCGCCAACTCACCCTTTCGCCGTCGCGGTCGGCCGAGGAAGTTAATGGCGATGATCCCTTCCCGGAGTCCTCGCTGCGGTCGTCGGTAGGCTCAGCCAAGGAGGTGGCCGCCGAGgatgcggagctgcagcgcttggCCAAGCGCTacgctccaccaccgccaccgcaatCGTTGACAgagttgcagcagcagcaaaaccagcggcgccgctggagtGCGCCACCCGTGCCCACCATGCGGCGTCCGCCCATGGCACCTCTGCGTTTACCCAGTGCTGCCAgcccggcggcggcggcgcgggatgaggaggagcgactgCGCAGTGCCACGCCACTGGGTGTGAAACCAGAGGAGTGGCTGTCGtttgagcagcagcacgagcggcTGCACCTGCCGGAGTGCTGGCGTGATAGCGAGGTGGTCGTCGTCGATCATGTGGAGAAGAGTCGAGAAAGTGACACCGAGGAGGCAGCACGGCTGCtactgctggaggaggagctgcttagggagctgcggcagagcCAGTCGGGTCAGATGGGCAGCGACGGTCTGCCTCGGCGAGGCCGCCGACGGGGAAGTCGACGTCGGCGCTTAATGGTGGGCGGCGATGTCACCGACGAGGCGATAGGCGAGGGGGAGGTTGATTGGGGTGATGACTCGGCCGATGATGCCGCGGCGGACGCCACCTACGAAGCACGCCTGGCGAGTTACGGCAAAGCGATGTTGCTGTATCGAAGCAGCCGCTTTCACGCCTCACTgtaccgcggcggcggcggcggcgaggaaaGCTCGCACGGCAACAGCCCAGCTACCACGGTCGGGTGTTGCCAAAGAGGTCCCGTTAGTGGAGGAGACAGACGAGGCTTCACCCCTGGCACCACCAACCCCTCAAGAGGGGAGTCCGATGGTGACTGCACCGTTTCTCCAGCTGCTACGAACGCTCATGCAGGCTCGTCGGCACCGTCGAAGCGCATCTTCAGCCGTCGCCATTCAGCCCCGGCAACCATCTGGAGCTCCGACAACAATGCAGAGTGGCGTGACCTGCAGGCCCGCTTCGATGAACTCATCAGTATTCAGCAGCGTAGCCGCGAAAGTGAGCGGGATGGCACCGATGGCACTACTCCTGACGAACAGCTTCTGGCACCACTAGCGAGCACGATGGCGTCTAGCCCCATGAAAGAAGGCCCCGCCAGTGGTATGCcacgtcgccgtcgcagccgcagctgcagtcacGAACTCACTGCCTGCCCACCAGATGTGGAGGGCGCGCGGGCGCAGAGCGCCTCTCCTCTGACGGGCGACCTCAGCAACGACTACCGCAGCGACGTGCCGCATCGCGGCGACGGGGGCAGCACTTCGTCTGCTTCATCTTCGCGTGTTGCTGTGGCGACACCGATGCCGCTCGAGCGgacgcacacccacccaaGCCCGAGCGGCTACCGCCACGTCGAACAGGAGCGGAAAACTCAAGCCGATGCGGCGGCATTGCCTCCCTCGCCGACACGAGCCAAGGAGGGTAtctcttttgcttccctctctccatacGCATCGATGACACCGTCACCGCTGAAGCAGGGCGGTTCCCCAGTGCAGTCGAGCTGCGCCAACGTGTTGACTATCCGCAAGAACTCGCCTGGGTTCCCGACGTCGCCACGGCACCCGTCCATGACAGTGAACGCGACCCGCACCATCGGCACGAAGGGCTCTGCTGAGACACATAGGGGGGTTGGCAAGCACGACAGTGACGGGGTCAAAGACGAAAATCTTCAGAAGAGCGCTGTTGCCGTTCGTAAGCCTGTGGAGCCGTCAACATTGCAGACGCCGAAGTCATGCTTCGCGCCTGTCTCCCGCGCGGCGTCATCGAGGGGTATGCTGGGGCGGTCACAACGTACTGTGGGGCTGCCCACCGCGTCAACGAAGGGGCGCCAAAAACCCAAGGCAGCCCGGACAGgtcgcgccgccgccgccgagtcgagggctgttgctgctgcagtgccggcAACCCGTGCTGTATCcgcgaggcagaggccgcAGGCGTCAGCGACGCCTATGCCGTCTGCTTTGACAGCCACCAGTGCGAGGaggggcagcagtgccgcttgGAAGTCTGGCAGCTGCGTCTCCGCCAGAGGTCCGAGCAACAGTGTGaacagcagaggaggacgcTGTGCTCcatgcagctgcacgagctcCGCCTTCCTTGACACCACGACCGCTGTCTCCATCGTCTCTACTAAGGAGGCAGATGACGAGGCGCCGACTGCTGCGACGGAGttgcgcagccacagcactCCTCACATGGACACGAGGACAATACTCCCAGCATCGCCCCCGTTTGGCCACGCTCTCGATGGCGGGGAGGTTGTTGAGCCCTTCTCGCAGGTGTTAGtggccaccactgccaccactgccgccgcgccagtCACCGTGCCGACCACCGTACCGCCCCCGCCAACGATCCAGAAGAGCGCGCAGGACAGCGGCGTGCAGCGCGGACGGCTGCGAGACAACAAGGTCAACTCCAGCCGAGACCCCGACAAGGACCACGGCGCCCACGatgttcttctctcctctccactaCAGCATCGGCAACGGAGACACGCTGGGGCGGAGGGTGAGGCAGCCGTGTCGACTCGCCCGTTGCACAAGGCGAGTGCCCGACATGGGCCGGGGGCTCCAGAGAGCGAAGCGAGGCATCcggacggcggtgccgtaGCGGGGTCGATTACCACAGAGGGCGCTGactcgcgcgcgctgctgcgacgacTTGCCGAGCAGAAGCGCCGCACCCGCGCCATTGAAGAGTGTCTTCGATTCGGGGTCAACAGCGCCGCTTTAAACAACCCCCATAACGGCAGCCACAGCccccgcagcggcaacggcagcggttTCATGTGGGGCGACGGGCTCACCATAGGCAGGTGGGGGCTGGAGCCAGAGAGCTGCGCGCCATCGCGCGCCGTCGGGCGTGGATGCACGGTTGCCGAGCTTGCTCGCCAGGACGTCAGTACGGCGTTGCACATGTACCCGGTGCATCCGGTCATTGGAGAAGCCACCTTGGACACCCCTATGACTCGTGCCATTACGGCTCCGTACTGCGTTGGTGCCGCGGCGGATGTCCACCACGTGACGGTGATCGATCCTTCCGACGCTGCGGTTGTCTACGGCACACACGCCGCTCATTCTGGCGTGGGTGCCTGGGCGGTGGCAACTGCGCAGCAGACCTCATCAAATccacgccggcggcgcaTGGATCTTCGCCTGCGCCTGTCGTCTAAGTTGACTGCCCCCTTGTCGTCTCAGTCAGCGAGCCCCACGAAGCGCAATAAGGGCTGCGCTGCACCCCTCACAGCGGCCAccaacgccgccgctgctgcgtcgatgGCCCCCGTCCAAAGCTTCCGACGCGCCGAGAGCCTCTACACCACTCTGCGCTCCCGCTCCCCGCTGTACAGCAGCGGAGCGCAGCATGCCAGCAACGGCGAtcgtcgccgccacaccATTGGCGATGATGTTCTGCCAACCGCTACATTATCCATGTCCGAGCGCCGGCTGCATCCTACGCGGACACCACTGGGCAGTCAGTTTGTCGACTTGGTCCGGGGAGGCGCGTGA